CGCCCGCAGGGTTCCAGCTCCGATCAACGCCGCGTCCGACCAGGCCAAGGCTTCCTCCAAAGCCCTGCGATCACCGGGGCCACCAAGATGGGAAGCGCCTCCCTGGGGATAGGCCAAACGTCCATCCAGGCTGACGGCCAGCACCAGCCTGACTGTTGTCTGATGGGTCATCCAAAGACGCGATCAGACCGGGGCCGCGGCTTCCAACATGGCTGGGGTCATTTCCAGCTGAGGTATCTCGGCGTAGACCTCAGCCGCATTGTTGGGACTTTCCTGAAGGCGCACCTTGTGGAGTTGGGCACCGATGGCCCCGACTGGCCCGGAAAGACGGTCGGAGATATGCAGAGCGATATTTTCCGCAGTGGGCACGCACTCAGCGAAGAAGGGCACATCCTTGTTGAGGAAGGTGTGATCGAAGGGCTCGACCACCAGATCATCCACAAGGCGCTGAAGCGCGGAGAGATCGCAGACCATGCCGGTGCGTGGGTCGATGGCTCCGCGCACCGTCACATCCACCAGGTAGTTGTGGCCATGACCGTGGGGACGGGCACATTTGCCGTAGATGCGCTCGTTCTCTTCCTGGCTCAGCTCCGGTCTTGCAAGACGGTGGGCTGCAGCGAAGTGGGTGCGGATGGTGAGGAAGGCGTCCATGGGATGTCCGAGGTAGTCGGCCCAGAGGCCCGGTTGTTCATAAAGGCGCAGTGCCGTGATCGGCAAATGCGGTGCAAGACGCTGCCAGATGCGCTGTACAAGCGCTTCGGTGGTGGGCAGGCAACCTTCTGGTCTTGACACATCAAAATCCGACCAGGCGTCGTTCAGGAATCGGAAATTGAGCTGATCGGTGACCTCTTTGCGAATGGCGTGCTTCACCTCGGAGAGATTGAGCACCATGCCATCGGCATCAAGGTCACCAGCCATCGACACGATGAGCTCGTAGTTGTGCCCATGACCGGGAGCCAGCGCACAGGCACCAAATCGCGCCGCGTTGTCATCAGCAGAGAGTTCCGGCAACCAGTAGCGATGACTGGCGCTGAAACAGGCTCGGCGGGTGATCACACATCCGCGGCCCTGGCCGTGCCGGGCGATCGACTTCGTTTCAGTCATGTGAAGGTCCGGCCGGGAGGCATCCTAATGAGCTAACGGCAATTCGGAGCCATGCTGGATCCCGTCCTATCCCTCAGACAGCGGCTCGGCGGCCGCAACCTGTATCTCGTCGGGATGATGGGGAGCGGCAAAACCAGCACTGGTCGGCCCCTCGCCCAACGCTTGCAGTACGGCTTTGTGGATGCCGATGCCGTGATTGAGCAGGCCGCTGGCTGCACCATTCCAGACATCTTCACGCGCGATGGTGAAAGCGGTTTCCGAAGCCTGGAGACCCAGGTGCTCAACGCGATTAGTCAGCGCCACTCCCTCGTTGTGGCCACTGGCGGCGGCGCGGTGACCCGCCCTGAAAACTGGGGGGCGATGCACCAGGGGATCGTGATCTGGCTGGACGTCAAGCACCAAGAGCTCTTGAGGCGACTGGAGCAGGACGACACCCCTCGCCCCCTTCTGCAGGAACAGGAGCCTGCCATGGTCTTGAACAGGCTCTTGACGGCACGTCGGCCGATGTACGCAGAAGCCGATCTCACCGTGGTCATCGATGCTGAGCCACCGGATGAGGTGGCAGACGGGATTCTGAAATTGCTGCCAACGCTGATCCAAGACCCACCGAAACAGCGACCCGATTGACCATCAGCTCCGAGGCGGTTCCAGACGGACGGCATACCACTGCACGCAAACCCCTGCTGAGATCTCCAGTTCACAGGCGGTGTCGAGCAGGCGCTCTGCGGCTTCGGTTGCACCGTCGCATCCACGCAGATCCTCCGGCCATGGATCGAGCGCCATCAGTCGATCAACCAGCCATGACAAGGTGGCGGCGGCTGATAGAAGCTGTTCAGATTCACCGGGAACAAGCACCACGTAGTGATCAAGCGATCGGATCAGGGGGTCTGACATGAAGCGGTGGCTCTTAAGTGTGCTGTTCAGCATGCTGCTGCAGCTGCTGGTGGTGATGGGTGCGGACGCTGCAGAACCAGCCCAGGCATCCCTGCTGGAGCAACGCGCGATGGAATGGCCCGAGTGGTCGCTGCCAGCACCTCTCCCCCGGCCGCGTGCCCGTCAAGATCTGATTTATCCCGACTGGTTCGAGGGGGACTGGCAGGTGCAAAGCGACACGCTCGACCCTGATGGTTCCCGTCTAAAGAACGAATCCACGCTGCTTCACAGGGCACGCTTCAAACGCAATCAGGCGGGGGAGCTGGTCGGCGACCGACCCTTCAACGCCACAGCCATCGGCAAAGCGCTGCTGGGGGATGCGCTGCTGTCGGTCGAGCAGGATCCAGAGCGTGTCAACCGTCAACTGGCGAGGCTCAGCGACGATGTTCTGCTGGAAACCAGCGTGATCGGCCGCCGTCAGGGTGTCGTGTCAACAGAAAGCGGCAGGGAACGATTCTTGAGTGACGAGCTCGTGCTCCAGATCGTGCATGGCCCGGGGGCACCCCGACTGAGCAGAATCGAAACGTTGACGCGCTATGAACAGTGCGAGGCAGGAATCTGTACTGATCAGCGCCAGGTGAGTTACGGGGCTCCTGGGTTGCAGACGGATCAAACCCTCGCAGGGCGGAGCAGCCGATTTCGGCTAGTTCTCACTCGGTTACCGCAGGATCCCGCTGGATGAGCTGCGCCTCGAGCTGATCGCGCCAATGAAACAGGCTCTGCAAGCGGGGATGATCGCTGAGACCAGGAACGCCGCGGCCCGCCAAAGAGTCTCCGGAAGAGGCAGGAAAACGCAGCATGGAAAGCTGAGCAGCAACAGCAAGATCCGCCAGGGTGAGCGTGTCGCCAACCAGGTGCCCATTCTGATCGAGGCCTTCGGCTAAGGCCGTGAGGCTGGCAAGCATGGACGCCCTCTGCTCTTGGCCGAGCAGATCCTCCAGGGAGCTCAACCACCCACCTGGGACCCCGGACATGACCTGTCGCAGGGGCGCCGGCAGATCATCGGGCAGGAGAGCCAGCCTGAGTTGGGAGTCGTCGGCTGCAGCCTGCAGGAGCGCTGCCCGGGCTGACGCGGCCAAGGTGGTGTCCGCCCAGTCTTCGATCAACTCCACCTGAGCCCTCTGGAGCGGATCGGAAGGAAGCAGGGCCGGCTCAGGTTGCAGCGTTTCGAGATACCGGCAAATGGCACTGGAATCAGCAAACACCTGATCACCGTCAACCAGAACCGGAACCTGTCGCTGGCCCGACATTCGGAAAACAGACAGTTGACCAAGTCCCGGAGTGACCTCCACCTCACGGAAACTCAGGTCTTTGGCGTGGAGCGTCATCCGCACCTTCAAGCAGAAGGCGGAGTGGCGGAACTGATGGAGCTCCAGCATGTCCAGACCGGGGCAGGGAACGGCAGAGTAGCCATGAGAAACGGATCAACGCCATCGCCATGCGCGAGTTCTTCGTCAATGTGACCCGCTATCCGCGTTACCTGATCGCGTTCAGCCTCGGCGTGCTGAATTCCGTTGCGGAGCCGCTGGCGCGCCGCCGCAGCAATCCCGTGACCGCAGTGGCACTGATCGGAGCCTTGATCAGTGGCTTTATCAGCCTCGGATTGGTATTGCGTGCCATGGTGTCTTCAGCACCAATGAGCTGAGATGGCTCCTGGACGACGGGTCGAACGTGTTGCAGCTCTGATCCGCAAGGAGACGAGTGAACTGCTGATTCATGGCATCCGTGATGAACGGGTGCATCAGGGGCTGATCAGCATTACCGGGGTGGAAGTGAGCGGGGATCTGCAGCACTGCAAAATCTTCGTGAGTGTGCTGGCCGATCCTGAAGGCAAAGCCCAGGTGATGGATGGTCTGCAGGCAGCCAGTAGCTTCCTGCGCGGGGAGCTCGGTCGTCGTCTACAGATGCGGCGTGCACCGGAAGTGGTCTTTCATCTCGACCGTGGCCTTGAGAAGGGAGCCTCCGTTCTGGGACTGCTCGGGAACCTCGAGCGTGAACGCCAGGAGCGGGGGGAGATCCCTGCAAGCAGTGACGATGCTCAGGACAGCCACGACGATGAACGCAGCTGAGCAGCGGCGGGCGGTGTCCCAGCTGCTAGTGGTGAGGGCCAGCGGTCATGCCGGCGATCAGCAACGGCGATACCCCCGCTGGGAACTGAGCAACGGGGAGCTTCAACGCTTGCTGGCGAATGGCGTTGGCGGCGTGATTCTCCTGGGAGGCACAGCCACAGAACTGCAGCAGCGCTGCCGAACGCTGCGCGCCTGGGCAGATCATGACGATCTGCTGCTCTGCGCCGACGTGGAGGAGGGGGTTGGTCAGCGCTTTGAAGGCGCTACCTGGCTGGTCCCGCCGATGGCCTTAGGCCGTCTGCAGTCAAACGACCCGGCAAAGGCGATGGACCTTGCCGAACGCTACGGGCGCTGCACCGCTGACCAGGCCCGCCGATGCGGACTCAACTGGGTGTTGGCACCGGTCTGCGATGTCAACAGCAACCCGGCCAATCCGGTGATCAACGTGAGGGCTTGGGGCCAGGTTCCTGAGGCCGCCGGTGCGCTGGCTGAAGCATTCCAGCGCGGCCTTCAGGCCGGAGGCGTTCTTGGTTGCGCCAAACATTTCCCTGGACACGGCGACACAGCCCAGGATTCCCATTTGGAGCTGCCGGTGCTGAGGCATTCGCGGGAGCGGCTCGAGCAAATTGAACTGAGGCCGTTCCGCCGGCTTATCGCTGCAGGGGTAGACAGCGTGATGACCGCGCATTTGGTGATTCCATCCCTTGATGCCGAGCGGCCCGCGACCCTCTCCCCCAGGGTGCTGACCGACCTGCTCAGAGATTCTCTTGATTTCCAGGGACTCATCGTCACCGATGCCCTAGTGATGGAGGCGATCACAGGTCTGGTAGGTCCCGGGGAGGCTGCAGTGCAGGCTTTCGAAGCCGGGGCGGATTTGATCCTGATGCCCGCCGATGCCGACAAGGCCATTGACGCTGTCTGTGCAGCCCTCGACAGCGGACGCATTCCCTCCCTGCGCCTCGAGCAATCTCTACAGAGACGTCGTGACGCCCTGCAACGCTGCAGCGGGGCCCAATCCAGAAACGAAGGTGCTTCACCGCTTGATGCAGGAGAAACCTCAAACGAGCGCCAGCTCGCCCTCGAGTTGGTGAGCGAAACCCTCGAACAACAGGGAATGACTCCGGTGCATCCACCCGCTGGTGGTGGTGTGACCCTGATCCGCGTGGATGGGGTACTCGCCTGCCCTTGCTTGCGCCCTGATGCTCCAGCCATCAGCTGGCCTAACAGCCGCGGATTCAGGCCGATCATCTGCCATGACCTCGGAATCAGCCCCTGGCATGAACCTCCTCAGGGTGACAATCCTTTGGCTCTGGATCGGCTCGGTGATGGACCGGTCTTGTTGCAGCTGTTTCTGCGCGGCAATCCATTCCGCGCAGGCCGCGATCGTGATGACCCATGGCCGGCAGCCATCCGCCAGCTTCTGAGGCTGAACCGCCTGGCGGGGATGGCTGTGTATGGCTGCCCCTACCGATGGGAAAGCCTGCGAGCGCTTCTTCCCGACACAATCCCTGCCGCCTACAGCCCCGGGCAGATGGCTGATGCCCAGCAGAGGCTGATGAGCCAGTTGCTGGGGGACGAGCACACGCTGGAGCTGGAGACCGAATTCACTGACTGAACGGCTCTAATCTCGGCGCCAGTGCGGGACGACGTCATGCTCAGCCTCTCGATGATCGTCCGCGACGAAGCCAAGCGCATCGATGCCTGCCTGAACTCGGTGAAAGGCTTCGTCGACGAGATGGTTCTGATCGACACCGGCTCAACGGACAACACAGTCGCGCTGGCTGAAGCTGCTGGCGCCCGGGTGGAACGGATGGACTGGCCCGGGGACTTCGCACCAGCGAGAAACGCGGCACTCGAGCACGTGAAGGGGGACTGGGTGCTGGTGCTGGATGCCGATGAACGCCTGCGCGCAGAGGCCATCCCGGCGATCCGAGCCCTGATGGCGCAACCCGATGTTCTGGTGATCAATCTGCTTCGCCATGAACTGGGTGCTGCCATGGCCCCTTATTCCAATGTGAGCCGACTGTTCCGACGGGATCCCCGAATCCGCTGGAGTCGGCCTTATCACTCGATGATTGACGACAGCGTGAGCGAAATCCTGCAGCAGGAATCGCACTGGCGGGTGGCGAACTGCGCTGAACCCGCGCTGCTGCACGACGGCTACCGCCCTGAACTCCTGAACCAGAGCGACAAGGCCGAGCGACTGCGACGTTCGATGGAGCAGTGGCTGGAGGATCAGCCGAATGATCCCTATGCATGCACCAAGCTCGGGGCACTGGAGGTAAGCAGTGGCAACCATGAGCGAGGCGTGAATCTCCTGCGCAAAGGGCTCGAGCAGCTGCCAGATGGAGCAGGAAGAACGGCTGAGCGCTACGAGTTGCTGCTCAATCTGGGGATCGCCTTGGCACCTGAGGACGCTGACGCTGCCGAGAGCTACTACAGACAGGCGCTGGAGCTGGCCTTGGATGTGCGTTTGAGCCTCGGCGCCCGGCTGAACCTGGCCGCATTGCTGATGCAGGCCAATCAGCTGGATGAGGCGATTCAGCTCACCACCACAGCCTGCCAGCGTGCCCCTGAAGTAGCGCTGGCCTGGTACAACCTCGGCCTGATGGAACGACGACGGGGCGACCTTGCCGCATCCCTGCGCGCCTATGAGCGTTCGCTCGAGCTCAATCCCGATCACGCGGAAAGCCACCAGAACTTTGCCGTCGCGCGTCTGATGGGTGGTGATATCGACGGTGCGCGCGCCAGCTTCCGCGCAGCGATCGACAAGCTCCATCAACAGAACCGTGCCGAAGAGGCCGGAGCGCTTCAAGCCCAGGTGAGCGGGATTGTGAAGCTGGAGGGGAGTGGGCAATGACGGAACGCCAGGCCCCTGCCCTGCAGGGACGCACGGTGGTGATGACCCGGGCAATGGAGCAGCAAAGTGAAGGCCGCCGACTGCTCGAAGCGCTCGGTGCCAAGGTTCTCGATTTACCGGCTCTGGAGATCGGCCCTCCGGATCACTGGGGTGCCCTCGACGATGCTCTCGCTGAATGGGACACATTCCACTGGCTGATCATCTCCAGTGCGAACGGCGCGAATGCCGTTGAAGAGCGGCTGCAACAGCAGGGGAAGACCCTGTCCCATCGACCGAGCAGCCTCAAAATTGCAGCGGTGGGACGCAAGACCGCCAGGCGGCTGGAAGAGCTGGGCTCGGAAGCGGATTTTGTGCCCCCCGAGTTTGTCGCCGACAGCCTGATTGAACACTTCCCGGTGTCTGGCTGGGGGCTGCGCATCCTGCTGCCACGCGTTCAGAGCGGTGGGCGCACGGTGCTGGCAGAAGCTTTCGGTGAAGCCGGCGCGCGGGTTGTGGAGGTGCCGGCTTATGAGTCCCGCTGTCCGAAGGCGATCCCAGCAGCAACGCTGGATGCGTTGCGAGCCGGGACAGTGGATGCCATCTGTTTCACCAGCGGCAAAACGGTGCTGCACACCACACACCTGCTGGCACAGAGCATGGGGGAGGAGGAGGCGACGGCCAAGCTCAAACGGGCTGCCGTGGTGTCGATCGGTCCGCAAACAAGTGATCGTTGCCGCAAGCTGCTGGGCCGTGTGGACCAGGAAGCTCATCCCCATGATCTCGAAGGTCTGGTGATGGCTTGTGTTCAGGCAATGCAGAACGGAGATTCGCTTTGACCGGCCACCGAAACGGTGAGGCAACCCCGGCGCAAGTCGATGGCCTGAACCACCCATCCCACTGGCAATAAGCCGCTCGACTCGCCAGGGCAACGACCTCTTTCGCCGACACAGACCGGTCCTGAGCCTTCTGATGTGGTCACCAGGGCGCGACGCTGACCACCAACCGCCAGCACCCCTTGAACCTGAAGCCCAAGGCTCGGCGGTTGATCAGCATCGGATGCCCTGGGATCAGTGGCTGCAGGGGAGCCAGCAACAACCACGGGAGCGAAGGGATCTGGGCGGCCATCAGGCACGGCGCTCAGCACCTGCTCGAGACTGGGCAAGGGCACAAAGGAGGTGGGCGGTGCCAGCCGATCAGGACGGTCCTTGGAGGGTTTCGAGGCAACGTCCTTAGCCACAGGCGGCTTTAACCCAGGAGCAGCGTTCTGAGTTGAGTCACTGCCGCAAGCGCTGATCAGGATCCAAAGCAGTCCTGCCAAGCTCACCCCTCGCACAACAGCACGACCAGAGCCTCTTCGGGGACGAGGTTCAGCCCCCGGATGCCTGTTCGCGCTCAACCAGATCTCGGAAACGATCAAGGTTTGCCTGAAGCTCCTTGGTAACAATCCCACCCAGAATGCTGGGTTCCATCAGTGGTGCCAAGACCCCGGGAAGCTCGTAGGTGACCGTGAGCTTCACCGCGGTACGTCCCGGCTGCTCAACGTAGAAACGAACAGCACCTTTCGTCGGCAGGCCACCGACGGATTCCCAGTGCAGTTGCTGCGCTTCGACGCGCTGGGTGATGCGTGCCTTCCAGTGAAAACGAAACCCCTGAGCGGCAAGCGTCCAGTCGGTGAGTTCGGGATCATCAAGGGTTTTCACAGATTCGATCCAACGCATCCATTTGGGCATGGCCTCGAGATCGCTCCAGACAGCCCACACCCGGTCCACGGGAGCGTTGACCTCGGTGGTCACAGAATGTTCAAGCCAGCGTCCCATGGGTTCAGGCGACTGCAGTGTTTGTGGCCAGCCGGGCCGGCTTCCTCAGGATGGCGGCAGCGGCGAGATGTCCGCTCATCGTGGCTCCCTCCATGGAATCGATGTAGTCCTGACGGGTGTAGCTCCCGGCTAGGAAGAAGTTGTTCACCGGGGTGCTCTGTTCAGGCCTGTAAGGCTCCATGCCAGGAGCTTCGCGGTAAAGCGACTGAGCCAGTTTCACCACATTGCTCCAGGTGAGCTTGAGATTGCGGGCCGAGGGGAACAACTCGCGCACCTGACGGTCGGTATGGGCAACGATTTCGTCGACTGACTTGGGAATCCAGGGATCACCCGGTGTGAGCACGCACTGAAGCAGAGAGCCTTCACCTTCCTTGCGGTAATCCTCGGGGCTGGCCAGGGCCAGGTCGGCAAAGCAGCTGAAATCGGCATCGGCGGTATACAGCAGATTGTTCAAACCTGCTGGATGCGCCACATCCCGGCGTTGCGCCTCCTGGGCATCACCCAGTTCGGTCACCCAGCCGTCATAACGAAGTTGAACCGTTGCCACAGGCACCGCCTCCAGCTGATGGATGGCTTCGAACTGGGGATAACGGTTCCACTCCTTCGGCAGCAGCTTCTGAATTCCTGGCACATCACAGGCAGCCAGGTAAGCGTCGGCCTCAACACGGATCTCTCCTTCGGGCGTTCCCAGCTGCAGGCCTGTGATTTCAGGGGATTCACCCTCGCTGTACTCCACCTGCTTCACACGGTGACGCAGATGCAGCTTGCCGCCGCGCTGCTGGATGTAATCAAGGATCGGACCCGTGAGCCAGCGGTGGGGTGATCCCTTCAGCAAGTTGAGTTTCGAGGCCTCGGTCTTGGCCGCAAACATCATGAAAATGGTGAGCATGCACCGCGCTGAGATCGCCTCGCAGTCGATGAAGCCCAGGGCATAGGCAATGGGATTCCACATGCGCCGGATGCTTTCGGGGCTACCGCCATGGCCCACAAACCAATCTTGGAAGCTCACGGAGTCGAGCGCTCGGATGGTGCGCATCGCCCCCTCGTAATCCACCAAACCGCGCACGATCGGGCTGGTTCCCAGGGCCAGGGCATTGCGCAGCTTGTCGATCCAGCTCAGCTGCGGCGTTGTGAAGAACGCCTTGAGGCCGTTGAAGGGGGCACCGATCGGAAAGCGAAAATCCAGTTCCCGCAGATCCCCGCCCTTGTTCACAAACAGATGGGTGTGCTGCTTCGGCAGCAGATTCTCGAAGGCGCCCACCTTGCGCATCAGTGCAAAGAGATTGGCGTAGTTGAAAAAGAACACGTGCAAGCCCATCTCAATGTGGTTGCCGCCCTCATCCACCCAGCTGCCCACCTTGCCGCCCATGAAAGGCCGAGCTTCATAGAGGTTCACCTCATGACCGGCATCGACCAGATCCACAGCAGCGGAGAGGCCGGCGAGACCGGAACCGACGATCGCGACCCGCACATGATCTGCACAACTCAGGCGACTCTATGTATGAGCCTCCATAGAGTGAGGGAACGAGCCTGTGTTTTCCATGACCTCCACCCCAAGCACTGCGCCGGCGCACACCGCAAAAGACGGCAAGGGAATCCTCATCACTGAACCGGCCATGCAGCAGTTGGCCAAGCTCTGCAGCGAACAGGGTGACAACCAGGTGTTGCGAGTGGGTGTGCGTTCTGGTGGATGCAGTGGCATGAGCTACACGATGGATTTCGTGCCGGCTTCAGACACCCAAAGCGATGACGAAAGCTATGAATACGTGGCCTCTGACGGCCAGAGCTTCCGCGTGATCTGCGATCCGAAAAGCCTGCTTTACATCTACGGAATGCAGCTCGACTTCAGCACAGCACTGATCGGTGGCGGCTTCAATTTCACCAATCCCAATGCCACCCAAACCTGTGGCTGCGGCAGCTCCTTCGCGGTTTAAAACCGGCCGCTCCCTCGGCCTGCTGTGGGAATCTGAACGGATTGCTGTATCGGTCGATCATCGATGGACGACACCCAGGATTCCCTTTTCCAACAGGCGATGGCCCGCTATCAGGACGGTGAGCCTGCAGCAGACCTTCTTGGGGATTTCGAGACGATCACCGCCGCAGCACCAAGACAATCGGCTGGTTGGACCTGCCTGACTTGGCTTCAACTGCTCTGTGAACAGCCGGACGACGCCCTGCGATCAGGACGAATGGCGGTCAAGCTGAACCCTCAAGACCCGCAGGCGCGCATCAACCTCTGCCTGGCCATGCTTGAGACCAAAGCCAAGGGTGTGCGCGACCACATTGAGGTGGTCCAGCAGGTTCTAGCCGTGGCACCCGACGTGGCCGGTGATCTGCGCGAGTCGATCGATGATGGATTGAAGCGTCGCCCGGAGTGGCCTGCTCTGCTGAAAGTGAAGGCCTGGCTGGAGCTCTGAGATGGGGCGCCTGCTCCTGCTCAGCAACGGTCACGGTGAAGATCTATCAGGATCACTGCTGGCCAAGGCACTGGCGAACAGGGGGCACACCGTGGAGGCTCTCCCCCTGGTGGGGCGGGGTCAGCCCTACCGGGATGCGGGCATTGGCCTGATCGGCGGCACTCAGGAATTCAGTACCGGTGGGCTGGGCTACACCAGCCTGCGCGGGCGGATGACTGAACTGATCCAAGGGCAGGTGGTTTATCTGCTGCGCCGATTGGTGCGGCTGCTGCGTGTCGGCCATCGCTACGACGTGGTGGTGGTGGTGGGCGATGTGATTCCGGTGATGGCGGCCTGGCTGTGCCGGCGCCCCGTGGCCACCTATCTCGTGGCCTACTCCAGCCATTACGAGGGCCGACTGCGTTTGCCATGGCCCTGCGCCACCTGCCTCCAGAGCCGACGCTTTCATGCCGTCTTCAGCCGGGATCAATGCACAGCCGATGATCTCAGTGCTCAACTGGCCCGGGAGGTGCGCTTTCTCGGCAATCCCTTCATGGATCCGGTACTGGCCGATGCGGGGAGATTGCCTGCCGCTCAGCGACGGCTCGGCCTACTCCCAGGAAGCCGCCGGCCGGAGCTTGAGCAAAATCTTTCTCTGCTTCTGCAGATGATCGAGCACTTGCCCAGCGAGCTCTTCAGGCAAGGAGTGCTTGAGGTTGATCTGGCGCTCGTGTCCTCCCTCGACGACCCATCCCTGCACGCCCTGGTGCAACCCTGGGGTTGGGACCTGACCGAGGCATCCGACGGTTCTGGCATGCAGCTCCAGCGGGGACCGCGCCGCATCCATCTACGCCGCGGCCTATTCGCGGCCGTTTTGCACAGCTCGGATCTGTTGGTGTGCATGGCTGGAACGGCAGCGGAACAGGCGGTGGGACTGGCACGCCCTGTCTTGCAGCTCGCTGGCCGAGGCCCCCAGTTCACCGCGGGATTCGCCGAAGCCCAGCGACGCTTGCTCGGACCCACGGTGTTCTGTGCCCAGGGGGAACCTGGGGACATCGCCACCCTGGAAGCCTCGGCGAGGCTGGCCATCGAACTCCTCGAAAAGAGCCGCTTCGATTTGGATCTGCAGCGGCAATGTCAACAACAGGCTTTGTTACGGCTTGGCCCCGCCGGAGGAGGCGCCAGGATGGCCCAAGCCATTTCCGATTTAGTTCAGCAGCCGCCATGACTCCACCGTTGCAGGAACCGCTCTGGAAACGCTGGCTCGACCGTGTGTT
The sequence above is a segment of the Synechococcus sp. PROS-7-1 genome. Coding sequences within it:
- a CDS encoding lipid-A-disaccharide synthase-related protein — its product is MGRLLLLSNGHGEDLSGSLLAKALANRGHTVEALPLVGRGQPYRDAGIGLIGGTQEFSTGGLGYTSLRGRMTELIQGQVVYLLRRLVRLLRVGHRYDVVVVVGDVIPVMAAWLCRRPVATYLVAYSSHYEGRLRLPWPCATCLQSRRFHAVFSRDQCTADDLSAQLAREVRFLGNPFMDPVLADAGRLPAAQRRLGLLPGSRRPELEQNLSLLLQMIEHLPSELFRQGVLEVDLALVSSLDDPSLHALVQPWGWDLTEASDGSGMQLQRGPRRIHLRRGLFAAVLHSSDLLVCMAGTAAEQAVGLARPVLQLAGRGPQFTAGFAEAQRRLLGPTVFCAQGEPGDIATLEASARLAIELLEKSRFDLDLQRQCQQQALLRLGPAGGGARMAQAISDLVQQPP
- the zds gene encoding 9,9'-di-cis-zeta-carotene desaturase, which produces MRVAIVGSGLAGLSAAVDLVDAGHEVNLYEARPFMGGKVGSWVDEGGNHIEMGLHVFFFNYANLFALMRKVGAFENLLPKQHTHLFVNKGGDLRELDFRFPIGAPFNGLKAFFTTPQLSWIDKLRNALALGTSPIVRGLVDYEGAMRTIRALDSVSFQDWFVGHGGSPESIRRMWNPIAYALGFIDCEAISARCMLTIFMMFAAKTEASKLNLLKGSPHRWLTGPILDYIQQRGGKLHLRHRVKQVEYSEGESPEITGLQLGTPEGEIRVEADAYLAACDVPGIQKLLPKEWNRYPQFEAIHQLEAVPVATVQLRYDGWVTELGDAQEAQRRDVAHPAGLNNLLYTADADFSCFADLALASPEDYRKEGEGSLLQCVLTPGDPWIPKSVDEIVAHTDRQVRELFPSARNLKLTWSNVVKLAQSLYREAPGMEPYRPEQSTPVNNFFLAGSYTRQDYIDSMEGATMSGHLAAAAILRKPARLATNTAVA
- a CDS encoding iron-sulfur cluster assembly accessory protein: MTSTPSTAPAHTAKDGKGILITEPAMQQLAKLCSEQGDNQVLRVGVRSGGCSGMSYTMDFVPASDTQSDDESYEYVASDGQSFRVICDPKSLLYIYGMQLDFSTALIGGGFNFTNPNATQTCGCGSSFAV